A genomic window from Algoriphagus sp. Y33 includes:
- a CDS encoding GAF domain-containing protein, protein MKKIFDESPFITELSFHKIIEIWEDIVMDTASYKSGHARKLLKDFYKLFETDSLKAPDALIFDNPIIAGLLEELFPKSLTRHELKAASAPFTTFFFHRSEGFAGVLDAAGIGYEPVISNISPEKFYILNCCIILKQVYAIAVDIEFPLIMDVPDQEGIMRHYKVSYNLDFLEIESTIYSKSLTMAEVENLLNSRDNIDLWKEMFPTDSWIIRGFMLFSLVDVTTETAISTLKSILVRPIDRDLDVQRQMLPLFRSIFNIVDLNGGFYLYDKGKSSFRMIHQFDYPKDVVDLDLDNNPFFIEVLEEVVVSKQAFVISNMESYDTGVGGEIGGYFANRGVLSCMFSPAIKDDMVIGIAFFFSSRKYAINAITDEKLMLILPILTDSINRVLMEMETEIEAVIQREYTSIHKSVYWKFREEVKKRIDPFDPLKANRETVVFEDIVFKDVYALYGQIDIKGSSEKKNQAIVRDLKRQIGQITDLLLMLEDAGPVPFFAQIRCMLERYGEALDKPFQNELEQLIRRYIESEVHPILKTIDTNHRCYRQVLEYLKLTDPKTGLFFQSRKELDDSIMTINGALTALLDEKNQIAQQAFPHYYERFKTDGVEHNFYIGESIQPNRKFEKFYLDNLRLFQFETMCEMEHFHYQLCASLPCQLEVASLILVFSPPISIRFRMDEKHFDVDGSYNARYEIVKKRLDKALIKGTDKRITEPYKITIVYSLEGDGNDYIKYAKYLQHKGLLEEGIEKIDVEDLQGVSGLKAIRVKLNIDYITD, encoded by the coding sequence ATGAAGAAAATTTTTGACGAGAGCCCTTTTATTACTGAACTTTCCTTTCACAAAATCATAGAAATCTGGGAAGATATAGTAATGGACACCGCAAGCTATAAGAGTGGACATGCTAGAAAACTACTTAAGGACTTCTATAAACTGTTTGAAACCGACAGCCTTAAAGCTCCGGATGCCCTGATTTTTGATAATCCAATTATTGCCGGCTTGCTGGAGGAGTTGTTTCCGAAGTCGCTCACTCGTCATGAGCTAAAAGCCGCTTCCGCTCCTTTTACCACATTTTTCTTTCATCGCAGCGAAGGTTTTGCCGGAGTTCTCGATGCTGCGGGTATAGGGTATGAACCGGTGATAAGCAATATATCTCCTGAGAAGTTTTATATTCTAAATTGCTGTATCATACTCAAGCAGGTCTATGCGATAGCTGTTGATATTGAGTTTCCGCTTATTATGGATGTTCCTGATCAAGAAGGAATCATGCGTCATTACAAGGTTTCGTATAATTTGGATTTTTTGGAAATAGAAAGCACGATTTACAGCAAGTCATTGACGATGGCAGAGGTTGAGAATTTGTTGAACAGTCGTGATAATATAGATCTTTGGAAAGAAATGTTTCCTACCGACAGTTGGATCATTCGGGGCTTTATGCTGTTTAGTTTGGTTGATGTCACTACCGAAACGGCTATTTCAACACTTAAATCCATACTTGTCCGCCCTATCGATAGGGACTTGGATGTACAGCGGCAAATGTTGCCCTTGTTTAGATCAATATTTAATATCGTGGACTTGAATGGAGGCTTTTACCTGTATGATAAAGGGAAAAGCTCTTTTAGGATGATTCATCAGTTCGACTACCCAAAGGACGTTGTCGATCTGGATTTGGACAACAATCCTTTTTTTATTGAAGTTTTGGAGGAGGTAGTTGTTTCCAAACAGGCCTTTGTTATTTCCAATATGGAAAGTTATGATACAGGAGTGGGTGGGGAAATAGGAGGATATTTCGCAAATCGAGGCGTTTTGAGCTGTATGTTTTCCCCCGCCATAAAGGATGATATGGTGATAGGTATCGCTTTCTTTTTCTCTTCAAGAAAATATGCGATAAACGCCATAACGGATGAAAAGCTAATGTTGATCCTTCCAATTTTAACCGACAGTATAAACAGGGTTTTAATGGAAATGGAAACTGAAATTGAAGCTGTGATACAAAGAGAATACACTTCTATCCACAAGAGCGTTTACTGGAAGTTTAGGGAAGAGGTAAAGAAAAGGATAGATCCTTTTGATCCCCTTAAGGCGAATCGAGAAACGGTAGTTTTCGAAGATATTGTTTTCAAGGATGTGTACGCCCTCTATGGACAGATAGATATCAAGGGATCTTCCGAAAAAAAGAATCAGGCTATAGTCAGAGACCTTAAGCGGCAAATCGGGCAGATCACAGACTTGCTATTGATGCTGGAGGATGCTGGCCCCGTACCATTTTTTGCCCAGATAAGATGTATGCTGGAAAGGTATGGAGAAGCGCTGGACAAACCATTTCAAAATGAATTGGAACAACTGATCCGGCGATATATAGAGAGTGAAGTTCACCCTATTTTAAAAACTATTGATACAAATCATCGCTGTTATAGACAGGTTCTGGAATATTTGAAGTTGACTGACCCAAAAACAGGGTTGTTTTTTCAGTCAAGAAAGGAACTGGATGATAGCATAATGACTATTAACGGGGCACTGACGGCATTGCTCGATGAAAAGAATCAAATCGCCCAGCAGGCCTTTCCGCATTACTACGAGCGGTTTAAGACAGACGGTGTGGAGCATAATTTCTATATAGGCGAATCGATTCAGCCAAACAGAAAATTTGAAAAGTTCTACCTGGATAATTTACGGTTATTTCAGTTTGAAACCATGTGCGAAATGGAACACTTCCATTATCAGCTCTGCGCAAGCCTGCCTTGTCAGCTGGAGGTCGCCTCACTTATACTGGTATTCAGCCCTCCTATTTCAATTCGGTTTAGGATGGATGAAAAGCATTTTGATGTGGACGGTTCTTACAATGCACGATATGAGATCGTAAAGAAAAGACTTGACAAAGCCTTGATTAAAGGAACGGATAAGCGTATTACGGAACCCTATAAAATCACTATAGTGTATAGTCTAGAAGGTGACGGAAATGACTATATTAAATATGCCAAGTACCTTCAACATAAGGGTTTGTTGGAAGAGGGGATAGAGAAAATAGACGTTGAGGACCTGCAAGGTGTCTCCGGGCTGAAAGCTATCCGGGTAAAACTCAATATAGATTACATTACTGATTAG
- a CDS encoding c-type cytochrome yields the protein MKITNLSKSAIVVLAIAFFSCGGGGNSAEEEVVMATTPKSVQKPATADPKPAEEVVEGTGSVAAAGKVKMENSDCMSCHMMDRKVIGPSFLEIAAEYQNNEANVAKLAGKVINGGAGVWGEAAMAPHPSLSEEDAKDMVSYILSL from the coding sequence ATGAAAATTACAAACCTATCAAAGTCTGCTATCGTAGTATTAGCTATCGCCTTTTTCTCCTGTGGTGGAGGAGGAAACTCTGCTGAAGAGGAAGTAGTAATGGCGACTACACCTAAGAGTGTACAAAAACCGGCCACTGCTGATCCTAAACCCGCAGAAGAAGTAGTGGAGGGTACCGGGAGTGTAGCAGCTGCCGGTAAAGTGAAAATGGAAAACTCCGATTGTATGTCTTGCCATATGATGGATAGAAAGGTCATTGGCCCTTCGTTTTTGGAAATTGCGGCAGAATATCAAAATAATGAAGCAAATGTAGCCAAACTTGCAGGCAAAGTGATTAATGGAGGAGCCGGAGTATGGGGCGAAGCAGCTATGGCACCACATCCTTCCCTGAGTGAAGAAGATGCAAAAGATATGGTTAGTTATATCCTAAGTCTCTAA
- a CDS encoding Gfo/Idh/MocA family protein, giving the protein MSKKPFNIAIIGLGFGAEFIPIYQKHKLANMYAICQRNKEKAEEIGKAFGIEKVYTDYDELLKDPNVDAVHINTPIQNHAEQSLKALRAGKHVACTVPMATSVEDCKAIVEEVQRTGLTYMMMETVIYSREFLFVKEMYEKGELGKIQFLRASHQQEMAGWPGYWEGLPPMHYATHCVGPVLALPKAQAEYVSCLGSGRIDENLIPKYGSPFAIETCHIKFKDSDLAAEVTRSLFNTARQYRESFDVYGSKKSFEWTLIEHEDSVIHTGESPEKVKIPDYGHLLPEEIAQFTTAGVYDGDDNQHLSFIQGSGHGGSHPHLVNEFLYALSEERAPYPDAKQSANITCVGILAHESAMEGGKIIPLPEFTLR; this is encoded by the coding sequence ATGAGTAAGAAACCATTCAACATCGCCATAATAGGCCTTGGATTTGGAGCAGAGTTTATTCCAATTTATCAAAAGCATAAGCTGGCAAATATGTATGCAATCTGCCAGAGAAATAAAGAAAAAGCCGAAGAAATCGGCAAAGCTTTTGGCATAGAGAAAGTATATACAGACTATGATGAGCTCCTAAAAGATCCCAATGTGGATGCAGTTCACATCAATACCCCTATTCAAAATCATGCTGAGCAATCACTAAAGGCCCTAAGAGCCGGCAAACATGTAGCTTGTACCGTTCCTATGGCTACTTCTGTGGAAGACTGTAAGGCGATCGTAGAGGAAGTGCAGAGAACAGGCCTCACTTATATGATGATGGAAACGGTCATTTACAGCCGTGAATTCCTGTTTGTAAAGGAAATGTATGAGAAAGGTGAATTAGGCAAAATCCAGTTCCTGCGTGCTTCTCATCAGCAGGAAATGGCTGGCTGGCCTGGCTATTGGGAAGGCCTCCCTCCTATGCACTATGCTACGCACTGCGTGGGACCTGTGTTGGCTTTGCCGAAGGCGCAGGCAGAATACGTGTCTTGTCTGGGTTCGGGGCGCATTGACGAGAACTTGATTCCAAAGTACGGATCCCCTTTCGCCATCGAGACTTGCCATATCAAATTCAAAGATTCCGACTTGGCCGCTGAAGTGACTAGGTCCCTTTTCAATACCGCAAGACAGTACCGGGAAAGCTTTGATGTATATGGCTCTAAGAAGTCGTTTGAATGGACGCTGATTGAGCATGAGGATTCCGTGATCCATACCGGTGAAAGTCCTGAGAAAGTCAAAATTCCCGATTATGGACATTTGCTTCCTGAAGAAATTGCCCAATTCACCACAGCAGGCGTTTATGATGGAGATGACAATCAGCATCTATCTTTTATTCAGGGCTCCGGGCATGGAGGTTCCCATCCACATTTGGTCAACGAATTTCTGTATGCATTGAGTGAGGAACGTGCTCCATACCCTGATGCTAAGCAATCTGCCAACATCACGTGTGTAGGTATATTAGCACATGAATCAGCAATGGAAGGTGGAAAAATCATTCCTTTGCCGGAATTTACTTTGAGATAA